Proteins from a single region of Candidatus Eisenbacteria bacterium:
- a CDS encoding tetratricopeptide repeat protein — MKTGKRRALLFAVLFAAAALLFAACQQVHEDVMEFEKDGTVDEDTRVTRLMNSGKHYLDSELYSQAEEAYREVVRIQPDNKVAYTNLAFAVRAQERYDEAFELYQRYTAKFPDDADGFARLAAAYADREDYANAAVQIQRAIQVDPEDTRLQTDLAFYYEKEERWEEAQVAYEKALEAEPDNEDIQQKLSAIYNKLGKTDELLASQETLLAKDPENARLMKNVARLRVEMEDFGGAAELYARLADLEPDNANWVRSLAVANLHTGDTLAAAGAYERLIQQDPSSSEAFIRLADLQASDKIKNLSGAIQNVSRGLELNPNNARGWCVWGDILEKQKKYEQAIAKFEKAVTLSDPIWSPYAERQIPRQEQLIEREDALRRKAEYEKLEEYGD, encoded by the coding sequence ATGAAAACCGGTAAGCGTCGAGCATTGCTCTTCGCCGTTCTCTTCGCCGCCGCGGCGCTCCTTTTCGCCGCCTGCCAGCAGGTGCACGAGGACGTGATGGAGTTCGAGAAGGACGGCACCGTGGACGAGGACACCAGGGTGACCCGCCTGATGAACAGCGGCAAGCACTACCTGGACAGCGAACTCTACTCCCAGGCGGAGGAGGCTTATCGCGAGGTGGTGCGGATCCAGCCGGACAACAAGGTGGCCTACACCAACCTCGCTTTCGCGGTGCGCGCCCAGGAGCGTTACGACGAGGCTTTTGAGCTTTATCAACGTTACACGGCTAAATTCCCCGACGACGCGGACGGATTCGCCCGTCTCGCCGCGGCGTACGCGGATCGCGAAGACTACGCCAACGCCGCCGTCCAGATCCAGCGGGCGATCCAGGTCGATCCGGAGGATACCCGGCTTCAGACCGACCTCGCCTTCTATTACGAGAAGGAGGAGCGCTGGGAAGAGGCGCAGGTCGCATACGAGAAGGCGCTCGAGGCGGAGCCGGACAACGAGGACATCCAGCAGAAGCTGTCGGCGATCTACAACAAGCTCGGCAAAACCGACGAGCTGCTCGCCTCTCAGGAAACCCTTTTGGCGAAGGACCCGGAAAACGCCCGACTCATGAAGAACGTCGCCCGGCTGCGCGTCGAGATGGAGGATTTCGGCGGCGCCGCGGAACTCTACGCCCGCCTCGCCGACCTGGAGCCGGACAACGCCAACTGGGTGCGGAGCCTCGCCGTCGCCAACCTGCACACCGGGGACACCCTCGCCGCGGCGGGCGCCTACGAGCGTCTGATTCAGCAGGACCCGTCCAGCTCGGAGGCTTTCATCCGGCTCGCCGATCTGCAGGCGAGCGACAAGATCAAGAACCTGAGCGGGGCGATTCAGAACGTGAGCCGCGGTCTCGAGCTGAACCCGAACAACGCCCGGGGTTGGTGCGTCTGGGGCGACATCCTGGAGAAACAGAAGAAGTACGAGCAGGCGATCGCCAAGTTCGAGAAGGCGGTCACTCTGAGCGATCCGATCTGGTCCCCTTACGCGGAACGCCAGATTCCGAGGCAGGAGCAGCTGATCGAGCGGGAAGACGCTCTCCGGCGGAAGGCGGAATACGAGAAGCTCGAGGAATACGGCGACTGA
- a CDS encoding tetratricopeptide repeat protein has product MVRTARNLAIWILLAIPALAAAVDFDAIETLTSPAQKVDAYEALLGVDADSAEILFKLGNAYYDMQLHDEAIERYRRSLRAAADLPVLVNLTYVLAELNRREEADKAFRDFLAARPLDPLARAFYADFLAESGEIAAEPEERQKETQRAAEEYRRALEIDPRCVEARFGFGVLFARAGIFEEAIREWKRALETDPRHRLASRLRVNISDAERRLGR; this is encoded by the coding sequence ATGGTTCGGACAGCACGAAACCTCGCCATCTGGATTCTTCTCGCGATTCCCGCCCTCGCGGCGGCGGTCGACTTCGACGCCATTGAAACGCTGACCAGTCCGGCCCAGAAGGTCGACGCCTATGAGGCGCTCCTCGGCGTGGACGCGGATTCCGCAGAGATCCTCTTTAAGCTGGGGAACGCGTACTACGACATGCAGCTGCACGACGAGGCGATTGAAAGGTACCGGCGCTCGCTCCGGGCCGCCGCCGATCTTCCGGTGCTCGTGAACCTGACCTACGTGCTGGCCGAACTCAATCGGCGGGAAGAGGCGGACAAGGCTTTCCGCGATTTCCTCGCCGCCCGGCCTCTCGATCCTCTCGCCCGCGCCTTCTACGCCGATTTCCTCGCGGAAAGCGGCGAGATCGCCGCGGAACCGGAGGAGAGGCAAAAGGAGACTCAGCGGGCCGCGGAGGAGTACAGGCGCGCCCTGGAGATCGATCCCCGCTGCGTGGAGGCGCGATTCGGCTTCGGCGTCCTCTTCGCCCGGGCCGGAATCTTCGAGGAGGCGATTCGCGAGTGGAAGCGGGCTTTGGAAACGGACCCGCGCCACCGCCTGGCGAGCCGGCTCCGCGTCAACATCTCCGACGCGGAACGGCGGCTCGGCCGTTGA
- a CDS encoding glycosyltransferase family 4 protein, with protein sequence MHVALLHPLGMRGIGRYTHNLANAVAPRVDRCSLLTSSRFELRDLPRAYRWEPLFHLWDVGARDNRSLTPGERLLRPAERITRFLRYDRSYRRATAWVRRERPSVIHTQEILFWWEARHLLRMGTDGTRLVITCHNVEDLGSRAGEEGGDSSWMRRSMDRLYTRAAAVIVHGAANREDFIRLYPEAAEKVWVVPHGCEPPPDPNPEARARGRRRWGVGDDEILAVNFGEVKPYKGLETLIDAAGLLAAGNAPVRIVVAGLPIDPAYGAALEARRAALDAGAGRLTLDFRYIPGDEASDLLRAADLCVLTHRRAYQSGVLALAFTHGLPAVVSDAGALGETVRETGAGVAVPAGDTASFAREILRLASDGSERKRMAAAATRAASGPLSWEESGRRTMEVYKKIL encoded by the coding sequence ATGCACGTCGCTCTACTTCATCCGCTCGGCATGCGCGGCATCGGCCGCTACACCCACAACCTGGCGAACGCGGTGGCGCCTCGGGTCGATCGTTGTTCCCTGCTCACGTCGAGCCGTTTCGAACTCCGCGATCTTCCGCGCGCCTATCGATGGGAGCCCCTCTTCCACCTCTGGGACGTGGGAGCGAGGGACAATCGTTCCCTGACCCCCGGCGAACGGCTTCTCCGGCCGGCGGAAAGAATCACCCGTTTCCTGCGGTATGACCGATCGTACAGGCGGGCGACGGCGTGGGTGCGGCGCGAGCGCCCCTCGGTGATTCACACGCAAGAGATTCTATTCTGGTGGGAAGCGCGGCACCTTCTCCGAATGGGAACGGATGGAACGCGTCTCGTCATCACCTGCCACAACGTGGAAGACCTGGGGTCGCGAGCCGGTGAAGAGGGGGGCGACTCGTCGTGGATGCGCCGAAGCATGGACCGGCTCTACACGCGCGCGGCGGCGGTGATCGTGCACGGCGCAGCCAACCGCGAGGATTTCATCCGGCTCTACCCGGAGGCGGCGGAAAAAGTCTGGGTCGTGCCGCATGGATGCGAGCCGCCGCCCGATCCCAACCCGGAGGCCCGCGCTCGTGGTCGCCGCCGCTGGGGGGTCGGCGACGACGAAATATTAGCGGTCAATTTCGGTGAGGTGAAACCCTACAAGGGGCTGGAGACGCTCATCGACGCGGCGGGGCTCCTCGCCGCGGGAAACGCACCGGTTCGAATCGTCGTGGCGGGGCTTCCCATCGACCCGGCCTACGGCGCCGCCTTGGAGGCGCGCCGCGCCGCTCTCGACGCCGGCGCCGGACGTTTGACCCTGGACTTCCGCTACATCCCCGGCGATGAGGCGAGCGACCTCCTCCGGGCGGCGGACCTCTGCGTGCTCACTCACAGACGCGCCTACCAGAGCGGTGTTCTCGCGCTCGCTTTCACGCACGGCCTCCCGGCCGTGGTGAGCGACGCGGGAGCCCTCGGCGAGACGGTCCGCGAGACGGGCGCCGGCGTAGCCGTGCCGGCGGGAGACACGGCCTCCTTCGCCCGAGAGATTCTCCGGCTCGCCTCCGACGGATCGGAGCGGAAACGCATGGCCGCGGCCGCGACGCGCGCCGCGTCGGGACCGCTTTCCTGGGAGGAGTCGGGACGCCGAACCATGGAAGTCTATAAGAAAATCCTCTGA
- a CDS encoding undecaprenyl-diphosphate phosphatase, which translates to MGFAAALILGLIQGLTEFFPVSSSGHLVLGQAVLGVHAEGILMEVLLHVGTALVVLFFYREKVIDLLRPRFDRARNRYRIAIVAGLVPTGFAGVFLKDRIEELFERPGPTTIALAVTGVILLLTRLAPKRERELTYRIAFLIGVAQAIAILPGISRSGATIATALFLGLRRKEAAEFSFLLSVPAILGAALLTARDLGAEAAAGGVLLPALAGTAVAILSGYLALRFLVGIVLAGKIDRFGWYCLAVAAAGAVALTLS; encoded by the coding sequence ATGGGATTCGCCGCCGCGCTCATTCTCGGATTGATTCAGGGATTAACCGAGTTTTTCCCCGTTTCCAGCTCGGGGCACCTGGTGCTGGGGCAGGCGGTGCTCGGCGTGCACGCCGAGGGCATCCTGATGGAGGTGCTCCTCCACGTCGGCACGGCGCTGGTGGTCCTCTTCTTTTACCGGGAGAAGGTGATCGACCTTCTGCGGCCGCGATTCGACCGCGCGCGAAATCGTTACCGAATCGCCATCGTCGCCGGCCTCGTCCCGACGGGATTCGCGGGCGTTTTCCTCAAGGACCGGATCGAGGAGCTTTTCGAGCGGCCCGGGCCGACGACGATCGCCTTGGCGGTGACCGGCGTGATCCTTCTGCTGACCCGCCTCGCGCCCAAACGGGAGAGGGAGCTCACCTACCGGATCGCTTTTCTGATCGGCGTCGCCCAGGCGATCGCCATCCTTCCCGGGATCTCCCGGTCCGGCGCGACCATCGCGACGGCCCTCTTTCTGGGGCTCCGGCGAAAGGAAGCGGCGGAGTTCTCCTTCCTGCTCTCGGTGCCGGCCATTCTGGGCGCCGCCCTCCTCACCGCGCGCGATCTGGGGGCCGAGGCGGCCGCCGGCGGCGTGCTTCTCCCCGCCCTCGCCGGAACGGCGGTGGCGATCCTCTCCGGATACCTGGCGCTCCGCTTTTTGGTGGGCATCGTGCTCGCGGGAAAGATCGACCGTTTCGGTTGGTACTGTCTCGCCGTCGCGGCCGCCGGCGCGGTCGCGCTCACGCTCTCCTGA
- a CDS encoding geranylgeranylglycerol-phosphate geranylgeranyltransferase — MRAAWIIVRPGNLALLAAALLFAWFLAGGGGEARVVVFGIAGAVLLAAGFYVWNDMDDREIDRVNRPERPLASGALSMRAAGGLRILLLACATAAGAVAGPIPLAVFLLWSVFLVAYERVGKGRGLPGNLIVAALGGSALLFGAWLGGDPRAGLYPALFAFFLHLGREIVKDVADREGDGSGRRATLPLRLGDRRAIGVSAAPLAGLVILTPIPFLLGDYNWVYLFVFAVGVDLLLAWGMIRCWIRPDRGNLVRLSRILKGQMIVAMLAILLGSPS; from the coding sequence ATGCGCGCGGCGTGGATCATCGTTCGGCCGGGCAACCTGGCCCTTCTGGCCGCCGCCCTTCTCTTCGCCTGGTTTCTCGCCGGTGGGGGAGGGGAGGCGCGCGTCGTCGTCTTCGGGATCGCCGGCGCCGTGCTTTTGGCGGCCGGGTTCTACGTCTGGAACGACATGGACGATCGGGAGATCGACCGGGTGAACCGCCCGGAGAGACCTCTCGCGTCCGGAGCCCTCTCGATGCGGGCCGCCGGCGGGCTCCGAATCCTTCTGCTCGCTTGCGCGACCGCGGCGGGCGCCGTCGCCGGCCCGATCCCCCTCGCGGTGTTCCTTCTGTGGAGCGTTTTCCTCGTCGCGTACGAACGCGTGGGGAAGGGGCGCGGCCTTCCGGGGAATTTGATCGTGGCCGCTCTGGGCGGCTCGGCGCTTCTCTTCGGCGCCTGGCTCGGCGGAGACCCGCGGGCGGGCCTTTACCCGGCGCTCTTCGCCTTCTTCCTCCACCTGGGGCGGGAGATCGTGAAGGACGTCGCCGACCGCGAAGGGGACGGCTCCGGGCGGCGTGCCACACTGCCGCTCCGGCTCGGCGACCGCCGGGCGATCGGCGTTTCGGCCGCGCCTCTGGCGGGTCTCGTGATTCTCACGCCGATCCCCTTTCTCCTCGGCGATTACAACTGGGTTTATCTTTTCGTGTTCGCCGTCGGCGTGGATCTTCTCCTCGCGTGGGGGATGATCCGATGTTGGATCCGCCCCGATCGCGGAAACCTGGTTCGTCTCTCTCGCATCCTGAAGGGGCAGATGATCGTCGCCATGCTCGCGATTCTGCTCGGGAGTCCGTCCTGA
- a CDS encoding tetratricopeptide repeat protein — translation MGFRLFSRKERDKEGGPLLRKLEQEPRNRELLEEVILYFEGERRYERALEYLDRLIDVDPDNVWLRVRAGRLLRKARRFEEAVVRLEEAAAAAADNLDVQLGLVKSLLALGRIDEAERLTLHMVNGNPEVPLCHYALGILRARQERNDDAIEAYRRALELDPEFARAHANLGLLHDRNGDVDLALTHFRRAIRAEPERAEWHLNLGAVYGEKKMIREALAEFQEALRLDPKNVEAHFNIGMIYHDQGSFEEAIREFRIALDAEPDNIKAHYLLGRAYIRRGLYDRARKQMNKVLSLDPDNAKAFYYLGVAENKQENVEDAIAALEHAIAINPGDERPYYVLGIAYDKKGAGDKARQAYRTADRLLQERTLPASAVSDGAAFSGSRLTFLPAELGGSAGEKEPAE, via the coding sequence ATGGGCTTTCGCCTGTTCTCCAGAAAAGAGAGGGACAAAGAGGGCGGTCCTCTTCTTCGGAAACTCGAGCAGGAGCCCCGTAATCGGGAGCTGCTCGAGGAAGTCATTCTCTATTTCGAAGGGGAACGCCGTTACGAGAGGGCGCTCGAGTATCTGGACCGGCTGATCGATGTCGATCCGGATAATGTGTGGCTCCGCGTGCGCGCCGGCCGGCTTCTCCGCAAGGCGCGGCGTTTCGAGGAGGCGGTGGTCCGTCTCGAGGAGGCCGCGGCGGCGGCGGCGGACAACCTGGACGTGCAGCTCGGGCTGGTCAAGTCGCTGCTCGCCCTCGGCAGGATCGACGAGGCGGAACGCCTCACCCTCCACATGGTCAACGGGAACCCGGAGGTTCCCCTCTGCCACTACGCGCTCGGCATTCTCCGGGCGCGCCAGGAGAGGAACGACGACGCCATCGAGGCGTATCGTCGCGCCCTCGAGCTGGACCCCGAGTTCGCCCGCGCCCACGCGAACCTCGGCCTTCTCCACGACAGGAACGGCGACGTGGATCTTGCGCTCACCCACTTCCGGCGGGCGATCCGCGCCGAGCCGGAACGCGCGGAGTGGCACCTCAACCTCGGCGCCGTGTACGGAGAGAAGAAGATGATCCGGGAGGCGCTGGCCGAATTTCAGGAGGCGCTCCGGCTCGACCCGAAGAACGTGGAGGCCCACTTCAACATCGGCATGATCTATCACGACCAAGGCTCCTTCGAGGAGGCGATCCGCGAGTTTCGGATCGCGCTGGATGCGGAGCCGGACAACATCAAGGCGCACTATCTGCTCGGGCGCGCCTACATCCGGCGCGGTCTCTACGACCGGGCGCGGAAACAGATGAACAAAGTGCTCTCCCTCGATCCGGACAACGCCAAGGCGTTCTATTATCTGGGCGTGGCGGAGAACAAGCAGGAGAACGTGGAAGACGCGATCGCGGCGCTGGAGCACGCGATCGCGATCAACCCGGGCGACGAGCGCCCCTACTACGTGCTCGGCATCGCCTACGATAAAAAGGGGGCGGGGGATAAGGCGCGGCAGGCGTATCGAACCGCGGACAGGCTTCTGCAGGAGCGCACCCTTCCGGCGTCGGCGGTCTCCGACGGGGCGGCCTTCTCCGGGTCGAGACTCACTTTTCTCCCCGCCGAATTGGGGGGATCCGCCGGAGAGAAAGAGCCGGCGGAGTGA